GAAATACAATTATTAAATGATTGGAAGTGCCTTTATCCATGTGCCATATGCATAGATCCTTGATCAATTACGTAGTCAATTCTTGCAAGTTTATATTGAGCGCAATTTAAGCGCACTTAAGGAGGCGTGTGGGCATGAAGTGCTTTTCCATTTGGCTGAGCTGAATCCACTGAAGCTTCACATGTTGCTTGCCATTCTTGCCTTCCTAACTCTTCGCCATTAAGCAATGCAGCTTTGAAATGCCCTCTTTTTGTCAAAACACCACAGTTCAAAAGCAATACATACAAGCAAACCTTCATCAGAATGAAACTGGAAATGTGGAAAGGGAATCAAAGTGATGCAGACAACTTCCTCCCTCCGAAAGCATATGTTGGCTTTCTACACTCTTCGATTGGATAATTATATAGCTTATTGGTCTCTTTACTTAAAAAGCATGTCGAATAGCACTTTTCTTTACAGGCTGATGCTTTTAAAGGAATCAGATTCTTGTAAGACATAGAAAGTTCCTGTTTATGTCATGAGTGAGTGACCTCAACAAAACATAACATAACTTAGCCGAGTGAGTGCCCCTGTTTACTATTGAACAGGCCAGCTGTTCTTATTCAACTACCAAAACAGAGTCCCTTACGACCCTTAGCATGTCCGAAAGTGACACGACACCGTTCAGGGATCCTTCCTCGTCGATGACCCACAGCCTGTGAACGTGGTTCGACACAGCCGAATCGATCACGTCGAGCATGCTTGTCTCATGGTAGCAAGTGATGAGTCGCCTTGTTGCTGCGCCGGGATCATCCCTATCCATGGGTGCACTGGTTACGTTACTAGCCCTGACAGAGAGCCTTTCTTTGAACTGGGTCACACTGATGGAAAGCCATGACTGCAGCAGAGCAATCGGGCAGCTCCGCAGGTCTGTTGCTGAAAATGTCTCCACAAGTTTCTTTCCCTTTCCCTGCAACTCAAGTGAAATAGAACAAGACCAATCCAGTTTATAAATGAAAGCAATTGTCGTTAGGCCAAAATTGGAGAAACTTATTGCAGGTGTCATAACTGAGTTGTTTCTGAGAACTTACATCTTGCAGAATCTGATCGCCAAGGAGATCTTCGACGACAGGGACAGCACTCAACCCTGCAGCTCTCATAGATTTGATTGCGTCCATCACATTTGTGTGCTTCCCTACCGCGAAAACGATCTCGCTGATCGCTCCGAGCTCCGCGACACTTCGCGATAAGATCTCCTTCAGATCAATTTTCTGTTCTCTCAGGAAGCGCAACACGTCCATTTGTGTCAGCATTCTGTAGCCCGGGGACTCCTCGACGAGCTCCACCGATATTGCCTGATTCGTTTGGCTATCGACAGGAACCAGAGCTCGGTGAACTCCTTTGCTCAACGTTTCCATGCAATCTAATAAGCTGTAAATTTGAAGCAAACAATATGTTCAGAATCAATGAGCATGAACTCGAGTAGGCGTGGCTTGTTTTTGGTGTATTTATAAAACAGAGTTCTTACCTGGTGTTGGGATTCAAAGTCCATAGGCTGAGGCTTTCGAGCGAGTGCCCGATGATGGTGGAGACCGGGACCGCCATCCAACAGTCGAGGTTTTTGTCGTCGTGGTCGCCGAGCTCGGCGATGTGGGAGAGCACGTCGAGCATGGTGAGCATGCCGATGTAGTGCTTGCGGACGGCTCCGGTGGCGCGGTCGGACTCGAGGATCATGGAGCCGCCCGCGCCGATCCACTGGCCGGGCGGGGCGGCGACGGGGACGGCGGAGACGCGGTTGGCGAGGAGGGCGTTGAAGGTGTCCGCTAGGGTGGCGCTGTAGGGGACCTCCACCAGGCGGCACTGCTTGTCGCGTACGAGCTCCCGTACCCAACGGTACCGGAGCCAACCGTACGCGCCGCGCCTTATTTTCTTGTTCTTGTTGCTGATGctaccttctcctcctccttgctgcgTCTGGTCTTCGTGATCGTCCGCCATGGCCAAATGTCTGCCACAGCGCAACAAGATCGAGGAGGGATGGTTTTTTCCTGAAAACTCTGGGTTAAAACGATGAGGATGAAAGGAAATGTAGGTGGAGGTGGAAGAAGGCAGGAGCAATGGCGGACTACGTGGCGGAAGAAGAGATTGCATCGTAgcatccatgcaaagaaaaaaaacaaagatttTGTTTCTGTAAGTAGGCGCCATGCTTTCAGTTGGCAGCTTTACTAAATATTAAAAagtgtttttttattaaaaggtaattagtttttttttaaaaaaaaagaaatattaaagAGACGTTCGatcttttttttgttattttaaaaatatttttattttagtttaaaaaaataatgatagaACACCAATCTTTACTTCCTCTAATAGTATAGAATTAGAGAAAGGAACTGGTACTGATTaatgaatattttaataaatatatatattttttaattcagATATTCAACTGATAGTTTCATGATGACTTGTTCCGTCCGATAAAAATTTATCACATCTAACGAATGGCGCAGTATCATAAATGGTTCgaacatcacatatatattatattttatcagaGATTTGAACTCTTGTtacatatatattatattttatcagaGATTTGAACTCTATTGCATGAGGACTCAACTTATCTCTTATCTTCACATCATGCCTTAGAAAGTAGaactgaataatttttaaaaaaataattcagaCATCCAATTTTTCAAATTGACTAATTCTAAAAGTGATCAACTCAATCTTTTCATCTACAATTATGGTAAATTTGAAAAACACATATGGATCTTAACGGACAACTCAGCATCACGAGTGATTGAACTATTGGTTCTATAGCATGAAAGGAATTCTGAAAATTGTAAACACTTACAATGGATTTCGCGATGACGATCCTATGTTCTTCATATTTATTGTTGGAAGAGCGATTACAAGATTGAACCACCCTTGCAAGTCTACGAACCAAATCCCTTATCTTCTTGATGTTCTCTTTACCTATTTTCTAATGAATGGATCATCTTCACTTTGTCTCTTGAGTGCCTTAGACGTTTATATGGGAAAAGCAATTGGTAACTTGTGCTCTAATTGCACATAATAATGGAAGATAAAGAGCAATGAGTGCTctttctgtaggaccgttgcggccagctagaaggcggttgttggatagtcctgtaaaataaaaaataaaacaacccttatcgaactctttaagctaacacttgcataaataaagcagagcaaataaataaagcattaaaaaaatgagacacaaaaggtttacttggttacaaccgatgtgattgttaatctaaggaagattaagctcacttaaaaactccttctgatagagaaacctcgtacatcgttgaagtgcagaaaacagaagctcaactctagactaaagcttacaagcgttggaattacaattcagagttcgttgaaaagcttctgaaccaagactatatttatagccttggtcggggtgccccgaaggggttccgggcgccctagggggataaactttatcccccaatgatcagatcaagtcaaatctcgatcctggtcaaaagtctggtccgggcgcccggaaggattcCGGGCGTCTCGGGCTGCTCCGgccgccccggagcccaaagtcaacagctgttgactttttcgtccgggatctcttctctggtttagtcccgcctcggtctgaTTCTTCTCCTcccgatccgctcgcttgggtgatctctgtcatccggaaaagggctcacccgaacccaacttccggtcttctcgagcagccttccgctccggcttctcgtccctcggaatcgccgcgtgtttccttctcgtccaccagcgtactcatccgcaatcttcgtccctcggtcgcaccccgtgccgaccttcttgctagctgcgtctcttgctcctcgagcaatcttccgctccggctttcgtctctcggaaccaccacacgcttccttctcgtccaccggggtattcttccgcagcacctcgtccctcggacgcaccgcgtgctgtccttcttGCTAGGTGCGTCTTCCGcgtgagtacctgtgctcctaagctcctgcacacttagacacaaggttaaaacaacacaggacctaacttaacttgttgatcacaccaaaataaccttggggttccaacaatctccccctttttggtgtgatcaacccaagttaaggtagggttaaaatagacattaaataaaattaagtaaatgacttaatttacaatttaagtgcaaaaagatagaaaagataaaaatttaaatctaataaaagatagaaaagataaaaaattaaatctatctacctccccctagacttatactttcccttctccccctttgatcataaaaaaaatggggtttcaagaaaaacaatctaagggttaaagacttagaaaaaaaatatttcaaaaaaaaatatttttaagtcaaggaaaatttctagGTAAAAAAATTTTTCAAGTCATTAAGACCTTTTTTAgtaaattttgagaactttgaaaattttgcaataattttcataaCAGCAATCTCAAAATATtagagaaaaatttctaagttgagaataacttttgaaaatttctaagttttcaccataaaaaatttttttaagcccaaaactttatgcaagaaactttaagaaaattgataatattaaaaaaaaaattctatgcatttatttatttattttattctaatacttttatcagaaagttttaaatttccatttcaatatatcataacttcttaaatcacactttttcaaatttaaagtaaataatattaaacatgcaaaaaattCTTTTGACGAAATATTTGGTAAAAGATCTTTCAAACATGTTTCAAGTTTGCAAGATTCGTTTGATAGAGTATTTTGTAACTTGCAATACTCTTTTGACAATACTTTTATTTGACAACATTCTTTCAGCAAAATAATAGGTAAAAAATCTTTCGGCAATTTTTCTATTTTACAAGATTcatttgacaaaatattttttatccgAAATTTTTTTTCGatgatataaaaaattcttttgcCAATGTGCAAGAttcgttcgaaaaaatattttgtagtttgcaggaattttttaacaaaaattctaatttgcaggagtctattaataatagatttcttaatctaaaAAGCTTTTTCGaagattcaatttctgattcaaaaaaatcttcaggcaatttgATTGATTGAACCAATTGATCAGAAGTttgagtccatacctgacttaccttttcgatagttgattctccccctgtcgagttgctttcttccgaagtctctcccccttcatcgttgctTATCTGGGATGGGCTTTCTGTGGCTTCGGGATGGAATTCGACCATTGAGTTTGTTGGGGCTATCTCGGTAATTTCTTctatctcggattcttctgatgacggctcgatgtctattgaggagacggcttcaaccggttcttcgtagagctttaagaacttttcccaaagttctttcgcgcttttgtactctccgactctggtGAAATCTTTAGTTGCTATTgtgcttagaatgtgaaactctgcccgagcatttgccatggactcgtcacgttgcttctcgttccagaggcgtatgtcgATTTTTTCTCCGTTCGTGctcttcggtgcttcataacctgttttcatttttagaaaaataccaatatctgagtttaggtatacctccattctttgcctccaagaatcaaactccccctcgaacgttggtgggtagaCGCTAGCTTcagccattgttttgttgcttcagacgacagttagtccttctgaggcgtctcggctctgataccacttgtaggaccgttgcagccggctagaagggggttgttggatagtcctgtaaaataaaaaaacaaaacaacccttatcgaactctttaagctaacacttgcataaataaagcattaaaaagatgagacacaaaaggtttacttggttacaaccgatgtggttgttaatccaaggaagattaagctcacttagaaactccttctggcggagaagccttgtacaacgttgaagtgcagaaaacagaagctcaactctagactaaagcttacaagcgttggaattataattcagagttcattgaaaagcttctggaccaaggctatatttatagccttggtcggggtgccccgaaggggttctgggtgccctgggggggataaactttatcccccaatgatcagatcaAGTCAAATCTCGATCATGGTTAAaagtctggtccgggcgcccggaagggttccgagcgccccagattgctccgggcgccctggagcccaaagtcaacagctgttgacttttgtccgggacctcttctctggttcagtcccgcctcggtctggttcttc
This genomic stretch from Zingiber officinale cultivar Zhangliang chromosome 7A, Zo_v1.1, whole genome shotgun sequence harbors:
- the LOC122002092 gene encoding SNF1-related protein kinase regulatory subunit gamma-like PV42a — its product is MADDHEDQTQQGGGEGSISNKNKKIRRGAYGWLRYRWVRELVRDKQCRLVEVPYSATLADTFNALLANRVSAVPVAAPPGQWIGAGGSMILESDRATGAVRKHYIGMLTMLDVLSHIAELGDHDDKNLDCWMAVPVSTIIGHSLESLSLWTLNPNTSLLDCMETLSKGVHRALVPVDSQTNQAISVELVEESPGYRMLTQMDVLRFLREQKIDLKEILSRSVAELGAISEIVFAVGKHTNVMDAIKSMRAAGLSAVPVVEDLLGDQILQDGKGKKLVETFSATDLRSCPIALLQSWLSISVTQFKERLSVRASNVTSAPMDRDDPGAATRRLITCYHETSMLDVIDSAVSNHVHRLWVIDEEGSLNGVVSLSDMLRVVRDSVLVVE